A single genomic interval of Antarcticibacterium arcticum harbors:
- a CDS encoding ATP-dependent zinc protease family protein yields MEKKVIGRFDKADFPLLNLENISIKIDTGAYTSSIHCENMEEIDDMLVCKFLDEEHPLYNGKEFIFKDYDIVFVRSSNGIIQKRYQVESTIKLFEKIFKISLTLSARQEMRFPVLIGRKFLTKKFIVDTELTDVSYNSNSHEHKNSIQE; encoded by the coding sequence ATGGAAAAAAAAGTAATAGGCAGGTTTGATAAGGCAGACTTCCCTTTATTGAACCTGGAAAATATTTCTATAAAGATCGATACCGGTGCTTACACCTCTTCCATTCATTGCGAGAATATGGAAGAAATTGACGACATGCTCGTTTGTAAATTTCTGGACGAAGAACACCCGTTATACAATGGTAAAGAGTTCATTTTCAAAGATTATGACATAGTCTTTGTGCGCAGCAGTAATGGAATTATCCAAAAGAGATACCAGGTGGAATCTACCATAAAATTATTTGAGAAGATTTTTAAAATTTCACTTACTTTGTCTGCCCGGCAGGAGATGAGATTTCCGGTTTTAATAGGAAGAAAATTTCTCACTAAAAAATTTATTGTCGACACAGAGCTTACCGACGTTTCTTATAATTCAAACTCTCATGAACATAAAAATTCTATCCAGGAATAG